One stretch of Thermoprotei archaeon DNA includes these proteins:
- a CDS encoding ATP-dependent DNA ligase, which produces MDFEILVETFEKIEETTKRLEMTDLLVDLLRRVPEEIIDKVIYLIQGRLYPEYIGIELGMAEKMVERAISYASGLPLTEIESLYKKLGDLGEVAAQALSKRKAFALTSFLGIESQNKLTVREVYETLDKIAKATGEGSQDLKIRLFVGLLNKASPREARYLARFIIGELRLGVADMTILDALAIAYGGSKDYRPILERAYNLTSDLGEVAKTIALEGIEAAKEFHIIIGRPIRPMLAERLSTPLEILGKLGGSCAAEYKYDGERIQAHKKGSDVVLFSRKLENITHHYPDAVKTIRENISANEAIIEAEAVAIDQDTGDMMPFQELMHRRRKYGVEEAMKRYPVTLFFFDVLYVNGRDLTNEPYPTRREILSKIVKISERAKLSQQKIVKTPEDLEAYMNQAISEGCEGLMCKSLSNDSIYQAGSRGFLWIKLKRSYQSKMIEPVDLVIVGAFYGTGRRAGTYGALLVACYDPDNDVFKTVCKVGSGFTDEDLSKLPEMMKPYIIPHKHPRVESIMEADVWFVPAKVIEVIGDEITISPMHTAGSGKIRKGAGLAIRFPRFTGRYRDDKGPEDATTETELIEMYNSQLKKIEEVMKPGEQP; this is translated from the coding sequence ATGGATTTTGAAATTCTAGTTGAGACGTTCGAAAAAATTGAAGAAACAACTAAAAGACTCGAAATGACGGACCTCCTTGTAGATCTACTCAGACGCGTCCCCGAAGAAATTATCGATAAGGTTATATATTTGATCCAAGGAAGGCTCTATCCAGAATATATAGGCATTGAACTAGGAATGGCAGAGAAAATGGTTGAAAGAGCAATATCTTACGCGTCAGGATTACCTCTTACAGAAATCGAGTCATTATATAAGAAATTAGGCGATTTAGGGGAGGTGGCTGCGCAAGCATTATCTAAACGTAAAGCATTTGCATTAACAAGTTTTTTAGGTATAGAAAGTCAAAATAAGCTAACAGTAAGAGAAGTTTACGAAACATTGGATAAGATTGCAAAAGCCACTGGTGAAGGATCACAAGATTTAAAGATTAGATTATTTGTAGGATTACTTAATAAGGCCTCCCCGAGGGAAGCCCGATATTTGGCACGTTTCATCATCGGAGAACTAAGGCTTGGCGTGGCTGACATGACTATACTAGATGCGTTAGCAATAGCATACGGAGGTTCAAAAGATTACAGACCAATTCTTGAAAGAGCATACAACTTAACAAGTGATTTAGGAGAGGTTGCAAAAACTATAGCACTGGAAGGTATTGAAGCTGCAAAAGAATTTCATATTATAATTGGTCGGCCAATTCGACCAATGTTGGCTGAGCGTCTTTCAACCCCATTAGAAATTTTAGGTAAACTTGGAGGATCATGCGCTGCTGAGTATAAATATGATGGTGAACGTATTCAAGCACATAAAAAAGGCTCTGATGTTGTTCTTTTTTCAAGGAAGCTTGAAAACATAACTCATCATTATCCAGATGCCGTAAAAACTATTAGGGAAAATATTAGTGCTAATGAGGCAATAATTGAGGCTGAGGCTGTAGCTATTGATCAAGATACTGGAGATATGATGCCTTTCCAAGAATTAATGCATCGACGTAGAAAATATGGAGTGGAGGAGGCCATGAAACGATATCCAGTCACGCTGTTCTTTTTCGATGTATTATACGTAAATGGTAGAGATCTCACAAACGAACCGTACCCAACAAGACGAGAAATCTTGAGCAAAATCGTTAAGATTTCAGAAAGAGCTAAGTTATCACAACAAAAGATTGTAAAAACACCAGAAGACCTTGAAGCCTACATGAATCAAGCAATTTCTGAGGGATGTGAAGGGCTCATGTGTAAATCATTAAGTAATGATTCTATTTATCAAGCAGGGTCTAGAGGGTTTCTGTGGATAAAACTTAAAAGATCATATCAATCTAAAATGATCGAGCCAGTAGACTTAGTAATAGTAGGTGCATTTTACGGGACTGGTAGAAGAGCTGGAACGTACGGGGCTTTATTAGTAGCTTGCTATGATCCTGATAACGATGTATTTAAGACCGTTTGTAAAGTTGGGTCTGGCTTTACGGATGAGGACTTATCTAAACTACCTGAAATGATGAAACCTTATATAATACCTCATAAACATCCACGGGTTGAAAGCATAATGGAAGCGGACGTATGGTTTGTGCCGGCTAAGGTAATAGAAGTAATTGGTGACGAAATAACTATAAGTCCCATGCATACAGCAGGCAGTGGAAAAATAAGAAAAGGCGCTGGACTGGCAATTAGATTCCCACGATTTACAGGTAGATACAGAGATGACAAAGGACCAGAGGATGCCACGACAGAAACTGAACTTATTGAAATGTATAATAGTCAATTAAAGAAGATAGAAGAAGTTATGAAACCTGGTGAACAACCATGA
- a CDS encoding metallophosphoesterase, with translation MKISVISDTHDNLFAIKRFLKQIENEKITYIFHAGDIVAPFTLKLFNGFKLIGVYGNNDGERNLLREAAKSLGFKLEKDFESIELNGRKIALMHGTEKQLVEALVKSQMYDVVISGHTHIVEQNVVGKTLAINPGELCGYLTNKSTYMILDLDNLQVEVLHLD, from the coding sequence ATGAAAATCTCAGTTATTTCTGATACTCATGATAACTTATTCGCAATAAAGAGATTTTTAAAACAAATCGAGAATGAAAAAATAACTTACATTTTTCATGCAGGTGACATAGTTGCACCGTTCACACTTAAATTGTTTAATGGATTTAAGCTCATTGGAGTGTATGGTAACAACGATGGGGAAAGAAATCTCCTCAGGGAAGCTGCAAAATCATTGGGATTTAAACTAGAAAAAGATTTTGAAAGTATCGAACTTAATGGAAGAAAAATTGCACTAATGCATGGAACAGAAAAACAGCTTGTGGAAGCATTAGTAAAAAGCCAAATGTATGATGTAGTAATTAGTGGACATACGCACATAGTTGAACAGAACGTAGTAGGGAAAACTCTAGCTATAAATCCAGGTGAACTATGCGGCTATCTCACAAACAAATCAACATATATGATTCTCGATCTAGATAATCTGCAAGTTGAGGTTCTACATCTTGATTAA
- a CDS encoding transposase produces the protein MSNPDDWIAIDVNESNVTCVGSNPHILKIKSNMRTIHTTYFNIIRRIQRLKKYKPKTAEKLLRKYSGRRRRKAMNECHKIAKKIVNLAKQHRMGIIMEDLKGIRKRINFSKNLNRRLHSWNFRRLQSYIEYKAKLEGLPVVYVNPKNTSSLCPMCGGRLAPNGHRLVKCECGYESDRDVTACLNMLRMRGAPLPQKALYEPLSLEVRGKG, from the coding sequence CTTGTGTTGGTTCCAATCCGCATATCTTGAAGATAAAAAGTAACATGAGGACTATCCACACGACTTACTTCAACATCATCAGAAGAATCCAAAGGTTGAAGAAGTATAAACCCAAGACCGCTGAAAAGTTGCTTAGGAAGTACTCAGGTAGAAGAAGACGAAAAGCTATGAATGAATGCCATAAAATCGCCAAGAAGATCGTGAACCTCGCAAAGCAACACCGCATGGGAATAATTATGGAAGACCTTAAAGGAATTAGGAAAAGAATCAATTTCTCTAAGAACCTCAACCGCAGATTGCACTCTTGGAACTTCAGGAGGCTGCAATCCTATATTGAATATAAGGCTAAGCTTGAAGGTTTGCCAGTCGTCTACGTCAACCCTAAAAACACTTCAAGCCTATGTCCGATGTGTGGCGGCAGGCTAGCGCCGAATGGGCATAGGCTCGTGAAATGTGAATGCGGTTACGAAAGCGATAGAGACGTGACCGCGTGCTTAAACATGCTCAGGATGAGGGGAGCCCCGTTGCCCCAGAAGGCCCTCTATGAGCCTCTAAGCTTAGAGGTAAGGGGGAAGGGATGA